In Mesotoga sp. UBA6090, the genomic stretch TCAACTTTGACAGCAATGAATCTGAAAACAGCCAAACAAGGGAAAAAATGAAAAGAAAAACAGACGTACCACCACAGTGGTCTAATATGCAATCTCTTTGAGCAGATCCGGTGGTCTTATTTTGAGTGCTTTGAAAGCCTCGTAAGCATTGTTCATCATTTCAGTCCTTGCAAGAAAGCGTTTGCCTTCTACAGTTAGCTCAACCGCCCTTATCTCTTTCAAGTCTTCAAGCATTTCTGCGTAAGAGAAAGTACTTCCAATCTCTTTCAGCTTTCTGCATAAGGCAGTTTCCATTACAAGTGCAAGGAAACAAATCATTATGTGGCCCTTCACCCTCATGTCTGTGTAATGGTATATGGGACGAAGATCGAGTCCGCTCTTCAGTTCCCTGAACGCCCTCTCTACTTTCCACAGTAATTTGTATGATTGAGCAACCTCTTTATTGGTTAGTTTTGTGTTCGTTCTTAGAACGTATTTGCCATCGTATTTTATTTCCGAAGCCATCTTTTCCTGGTCTTTTCAGCCTCCCTGTACTTCTTTGAGTATTTCTCAATCAATCCAGTCATGTCTATTCTCTTCATCTTCGCATCTACCTCTTTCAACTTGGCATTCGCGAAGATTATCCCCTTGATCCTTACCTTTCGAGTAGTTTTATTTTTGATGCAACGTTACCCTTTTCGAGTAGATTATTTGTGATGCATATCGATTTCTTGCCTTTTACTGTCAAAGTTGAGTATAATTGAACAAAAGACAATGGACGGGGGCTGGAAGTGACTACAAAGAATGTGATCGAAATTCTAGGCGCATACTCACGAAGTTTCGGTGAAACGCTAATCGATAAACCGACCATTAACAAGTCGATTCTCACAAGCAATGTCAGGATCTACAAGATCCTTAAATGGACGAATATCGTTTGTTCTTTTCTTCTGTTTGTTCCAGTTTTTGCATCAATTAGAGATTTTAATTTACCTCATATACTTGGCTATATCTTTATAGCATTTCTTGGCTATTCAACATGGATATTTCAGGGAATTACCGGCGTCCCAGTGTTCGAAGAGACCAGATTCCTCACATTGCTACATCTTGTATTGCACAGTTTCTTTGGGGTTTGGCTTGGATTCTACAACAACTTCACCCATTTTGATGCCTTTCTTCACATCTTTGGAGGATTTTGGGGAGGATGTTTACTCTTTCCGTTTATTTTCGGTTCAGCAATAGCGTGGTCGAATCTTCCTCCCAGGGCAATTAAATGGAAAGTCTGGCTTTCCGGCATTGCTATTGTCAATATGGTAGGCGTATTCTGGGAGATTTTGGAGTTTGTTTCAGACAAGATTTTCGGCGGCTATCCCGGTTATAGAATGGCTCAAGAGAACAGCCTCGATGACACAATGACTGATTTGATTTACAATAACATTGGCGCGACAATAGGTATCCTGCTGTTCTGGTCACACTTGAGGAGGTCTGCAGACATAAACGCCTTCATGAGAAATATGGGAAAGAAGCTGGACGAGTTCTTCAGAAAGGAAAGTCCTCCAGTACAATAACTGTTCCAGTTCCATTTCAGTAGCCAAGACTTTAAGTCCTGGCTAATCATCTTCCAGCTACAGTGATTCGATTCCGTTGATCGCAGAACTTGTCTTTTCGCCAAATTATCCCTCTCCAAATGAGGAAAAAACTCCCCAAAAGAATCAAAAGAAGTTATTTTCGAAATTCGAACCTTTTCGGCATCGACGCTACTCAAGCATGAAAAGGAACTGTGTCTCCTACAAAAAACCTCTTTGACTTATCATCCAACAGTCTTTCTTCAGCTGTCTTCCTTCCCATTTTGATGAGGAGAAAAGGTTCATCAAAACAATCTCATACTGACTTCCAAGAGCTACTCCATCCCAAGACGCAGTATCTGAATCCCATCCAAGTTATGTATTATACTATAGTTAGTTGCTTCCTTAAGATCATCTACTCTTCTTGTGAGGTGCTAAGGTTTGAGGGAATCTTGGGAATACTACAATGAAATCGCTGGAAGATATGACTACATGTATGAAGAAGCTTACTGGAAGCTCTATCACGTTGTAGTTGAAAGGCTTATTGAAGATCATGTGAAAACGGCGGGCAAGGCTCTTGATCTCGGGACCGGTACAGGAAAGTGGGCTCTTTATCTCGCCGAGAAGGGTCATGAAGTTGTTGCCGTTGATCTTGCAAAGGAAATGTTGAAGGTTGCTTCAGTGAAGGCAGATATTGCAGATCTCAAAATTGCATTCATCCATTCCAATGCTGAGAATCTGCCATTTGAGAATGAGAGTTTCGATATCGTTCTTGCAATGGGTGATCTTCTTTCGTATGCAAGGGACCCAATCAAAGTGCTCAATGAGTCACATAGGGTTCTCAAAATTGGTGGCTCATTTCTAGCGACAGTTGACAACGCATGGGCCTTCTTACATGACTTTCTTTCAAGGGGAGAGTACATGATGGCGAAGAGACTCATCGAGCAAGGTGAAATCCCTATAGGCGACAGATCGGTAAGCAACAAACGCTTTATTACGAAGCCCTACTTCTCAAACGAAATTGAATCCTTTCTTAACGAGACCATGTTTGATCTCGTCGATATTGCATCGACAGTTGCCTTTTATCCTTACGACGAACATGCTCTGGCTGCCGGAATAAGTGTAGCTGCAGATTGGGAACACAAATATTGTAGGAACCACGAGACCTTTGCTCGTTCAGAGCATCTCTTCTTTTGCGGGAAAAAGAGGTAGAGAATGGCTAAGAGACGAAGAACCTCTCCAGCACTTGCTATTGGGCTCTTTTTGATAATGGCTGCAATAATCGGTTTCGTGTTTTCATTGATAGCAGTAAACAGGGTCGGTCAAATGAGAGCCGAACTTGTGCAGATGCGCAGGCAATATGATGAAGAGCTTCAGGCAATAGAGGACGACTTCAAGGCAAAGCTCACGAGCGTTGAAAGACTGCTCGGGTCGGGTGGAACTCTTGAGCAGTATATCATTGCGAAGAACTATCTTTCGAACACCTCTGTGGATCTCGAAGCAATTATTACGGAAGCGCAGAACGCAAAGGATAGACCGTACTTCAGAGTTTTTGTGACGGGAACGAAAGATATCTGGGTTGGGATGAAGAAAGCCTCTACAGACTCAACCTATTTCTTTCAGAAGAATTTCGCGCCGGGTCTATCTCAAGAGAAATTCTATTATTTCAAGAATCCAGAGATAGAGACCAAGTACACACTAATGGTGGGAAAGGATGCTTATGTAAGAACTGGAGCACCGGAATCGGTGTACTTAATCTTTTTTGGATTCGACTCCGGCAAGCTTGCTAGAATGCCCGCAGTAGAAGTTACGAATATCACAAGCGCTTTCAATCTTTATATCCCTGGATCATGATTTCGGCCTTTTGTGAAGACACATTGCGGCGGGAGCCGCGCCGGCAAGTAAAAAGCGAAACAAGAGGCTATTGTGCTATGGGATCCCCTTCATTTGCTCCGAGCAAGCCGTTGAAACATGTTACTGTATAGGAGATGTCTCCCTACGTTTAAAAAGCCCGAGACGCTGTGGCAAAGAAGCTTTCAGTTCGCGCAGTTTCAGAACAATATGCAAAAAACAGCTTAGACCTACTTGACTCTATTCACTTCTCAAAGCTTCCACGGGATCCTTCCTGGCAGCCATTTTTGCGGGAATCAGGCCACCCAAAATCGTCAGTATTACGCTTGCACCTGCTAGACCTAGAGCAAAGAGGGGATTCAGATAGGCGACATCTGGTAAGCCAGTCATTCTTTCAATTATTGAGTTCACTGGGAGAATCAACAAGGAGGCGATGAATATGCCCAAAATCCCAGAGAATGCCCCAATTATAAAGTTTTCGGCATTAAAGACCCTGGCAACATCTATTTTTCTCGCGCCCAGTGCCCTTAGTATACCTATCTCTTTGGTTCTCTCTGTCACAGAAATGTAAGTGATGATACCTATCATGATCAGAGAAACCGCAAGAGAAATCATGGCGAAAGACAACAGAACAATTGTTGAGGCGCTCAGCACTCCGTCAAGTAATCCCGTTATAGTCGAAGCAAGATCTATGTAAATTACTCTGTCCTCATCACTCTTACCTTCGTTCCAGACATCGAGATAGTCGAGAACCTTCTGCTTTGATTTAAAGTCCTTTGGATAAAGCACAACCGAAACTGGTGTTTCAAACGCCCCTAGCTTCTGAAGAGTGTTTCTCTTGGTTACGGGTAGGGTGATACCTCCAATTAACCTGGAAGTGATATCTGGAGGGATAACTGAAAGAACGTTGAAGAGATCTGAAGCAAACTGCTCTCCAGTTAGGATATTCACATAGAGCTCCTTCTGAGCCTTAACTATCTCCGATTTCATTGCATCTTCTATGAACATCCGAGCAAGGCGATCGGAATATGCTAATCCTTCGTCTAGAACGGAAAACTTAATTTGCTCCTTCGCCCTAATAATTCCAGAAATCTCAAGAAGTATTCCGACTTCACCATAATAAAGCTCGATCAGATCGCTCATTGACGTCTTTGGTGAGAAGCGCATCCCGTTCTTCACGTAGAAATCATCATTACTGACTGCCTTGATTCTTAATCCAACTATGTCTTCAACAGCGATTTTTTCTCTGTTATAATCTACGCCCAATGCCTGCAGAACTCCCTTGGATACTCTGTTGTCTTGTTTGACAATCATTACAAGATCCGTAGGTTTTCTCGGGAAGGAACCGGCAACCAGATCAAAGTTACTCTCCAGATAACCTGGACTTTCTGGATCCAAGTTCTCAGGATAGGAGGTGAAGTTCACCTGAGTCTGATCAATCGTCTTTGCCATTTCTCCGTATCCAGCAACAAGATTCATGTTAACGTGTCGAGTATATGTGAATCCTGAAAGAAGCTTCGGATCTATGCTTTCAACATACTCAAGATACTCGTCAGACAAATCGTTGTTATGAATCAAAATCTCGTCACTGGGATCATAAGGATAGATAAACAGCTCTTCGGCATCGGAAAGTCTCATTTCGGATTCGAAACGTTGGTAATTCTGAGAATCAATATCTACCGTTGTCTGACTGACCATTATAGGGAAGGTCGACAGAGTCTGTGCTTCGAAATCTGCCAGTTGTTTCCCGAAGCCACTCGATAATGATAGAACAAGAAAGATTCCCACGATTCCTATACTTGAAGCTAGAACTGTAAGCGCGGTACGCCATTTCTTCGTTAGAATATTGGTAGCCGAAAGCTTTAGCGCCGTTGGGAAATCCATTCTTGTCTTCTTGATCTGGAGTTCCGAATGCGGATCGGATTCGTTCGCAACTCTGCTATCGGAAGCAATGGAACCGTCACGAAGTATGATCACTCTATCTGCAAATTTCTTCGCGATCTCTTCGTTGTGAGTAACCATAATCACCAGCTTATTCTCCGCCATCTCCCTTATAAGCTCTATCGTCTGTTCACCAGTCTGAGAATCTAGAGAACCTGTAGGTTCGTCCGCAAGAATGATGTCTGGATTGTTGGCAAGAGCTCTAGCAATAGCAACTCTCTGCATCTGTCCGTTAGAAAGCTGACAGGGTCTCTTATGCGCCTGATCAGACAGACCTACTCTTTTTAACAGGTTCATCGCTCTTTTCTTTCTCTCTAAAGAGGGAACACCGCCAAGTATCATGCCCATCTGGATGTTATCCAGAATGCTGAGGTGTGGAATCAGGTTAAAGCTTTGAAAGACAAACCCGATGCTTTTGTTTCTATACGCATCAAGTTCCCAGTCAGTGAATTTCTCTGTTGATTTTCCATTTATAACAAGGTCTCCATGGTCGCATCTGTCGAGGCCACCTATGATGTTCAAAAGTGTGGTCTTGCCCGAGCCACTGGGCCCAAGAATCGCGACAAACTCGTTCTTAGAAAAACAAATAGAGACTTCGTTAAGTGCCGTCTGTTTCAGTTCGCCTGTTTCGTAAATTCTCGATACTTTCTCCAGCTGAAGCATCTGTGTATCACCCTCCGAAATGAGAATCAATTGGGTTATACTAGAGATTATATTACTCAAGTTCATCAATCGCGAAACAACCTTTTCGCATATAAACCAAGATACTTATTCTAAGATACTTTTACAATGGTCTTTTCAGGCTTATCGTGAGACAAGAAAAGATCCGAAAATAAGCCGGATTTCCGTATCACCTTAAAAACAACGAAGAAGAAACTGTCAGGTTCCGCCCTGTGCGCAGCTTGAGCTGAAACTGTGCCGCATTAAGAAATCCGTTAGCATCTTACCCAGCTTTCATCTTAAGAACTAGTTGTTCCCACTAAGAAAATGAGAAGCCAACTAACCAGAATAACTTGGAACAAAACCATTCGCAAACACGATCATACCAAATCCATCGGTTGCAAGAACCGCATCTCCTATGCTTGATAGAGTGACTCTGTATCGCTCTTCACTCTCATTAAGAGCTTCAGATGACTCAATGCGCTGAATGGTTTTCCCAAGCTTCTCTGTTACTGAAAGAACCATCTGACCTTCTTCATTGAGAAATGGAATTTCGCAGTCACCACAGTAATAGACAGTTACACTTCCTACCTCTTTGCCTCTTTTCTTTATCGGTTCACGAATGAACCGGTCGCTTTTCAGGGTCTTACCCGATTCGTACACTTTATCGTTGCGCGCAATAACTCCTAGGGTATTTACTGAATCTATAAATGCATCGGGAAGTATTCTCAGAAGACTAATCAGAATGTCTTCTATAGAGTTTTCAACTCTATC encodes the following:
- a CDS encoding class I SAM-dependent methyltransferase, with the protein product MRESWEYYNEIAGRYDYMYEEAYWKLYHVVVERLIEDHVKTAGKALDLGTGTGKWALYLAEKGHEVVAVDLAKEMLKVASVKADIADLKIAFIHSNAENLPFENESFDIVLAMGDLLSYARDPIKVLNESHRVLKIGGSFLATVDNAWAFLHDFLSRGEYMMAKRLIEQGEIPIGDRSVSNKRFITKPYFSNEIESFLNETMFDLVDIASTVAFYPYDEHALAAGISVAADWEHKYCRNHETFARSEHLFFCGKKR
- a CDS encoding ATP-binding cassette domain-containing protein, producing the protein MLQLEKVSRIYETGELKQTALNEVSICFSKNEFVAILGPSGSGKTTLLNIIGGLDRCDHGDLVINGKSTEKFTDWELDAYRNKSIGFVFQSFNLIPHLSILDNIQMGMILGGVPSLERKKRAMNLLKRVGLSDQAHKRPCQLSNGQMQRVAIARALANNPDIILADEPTGSLDSQTGEQTIELIREMAENKLVIMVTHNEEIAKKFADRVIILRDGSIASDSRVANESDPHSELQIKKTRMDFPTALKLSATNILTKKWRTALTVLASSIGIVGIFLVLSLSSGFGKQLADFEAQTLSTFPIMVSQTTVDIDSQNYQRFESEMRLSDAEELFIYPYDPSDEILIHNNDLSDEYLEYVESIDPKLLSGFTYTRHVNMNLVAGYGEMAKTIDQTQVNFTSYPENLDPESPGYLESNFDLVAGSFPRKPTDLVMIVKQDNRVSKGVLQALGVDYNREKIAVEDIVGLRIKAVSNDDFYVKNGMRFSPKTSMSDLIELYYGEVGILLEISGIIRAKEQIKFSVLDEGLAYSDRLARMFIEDAMKSEIVKAQKELYVNILTGEQFASDLFNVLSVIPPDITSRLIGGITLPVTKRNTLQKLGAFETPVSVVLYPKDFKSKQKVLDYLDVWNEGKSDEDRVIYIDLASTITGLLDGVLSASTIVLLSFAMISLAVSLIMIGIITYISVTERTKEIGILRALGARKIDVARVFNAENFIIGAFSGILGIFIASLLILPVNSIIERMTGLPDVAYLNPLFALGLAGASVILTILGGLIPAKMAARKDPVEALRSE
- a CDS encoding GAF domain-containing protein yields the protein MNSFSRIVDRVENSIEDILISLLRILPDAFIDSVNTLGVIARNDKVYESGKTLKSDRFIREPIKKRGKEVGSVTVYYCGDCEIPFLNEEGQMVLSVTEKLGKTIQRIESSEALNESEERYRVTLSSIGDAVLATDGFGMIVFANGFVPSYSG